A section of the Acomys russatus chromosome 10, mAcoRus1.1, whole genome shotgun sequence genome encodes:
- the Atoh1 gene encoding transcription factor ATOH1 — MSRLLQAEEWAEVKELGDHHRHPHSHHLSQLPPQPPATLQTRDHPVYPAELSLLDSTDPRAWLTPTLQGLCTARAAQCLLHSPELGASEAAAPRDEVDGQGELVRRSGCGSLSKSPGPVKVREQLCKLKGGVVVDELGCSRQRAPSSKQVNGVQKQRRLAANARERRRMHGLNHAFDQLRNVIPSFNNDKKLSKYETLQMAQIYINALSELLQTPSVGEQPPPPAASCKNDHHHLRAAASYEGGAGATSAAGAQPAPGGGPRPTPPGVCRTRYSTPASAGSYSVQLDALHFPAFEGRALTAMMAQKDLSPSLPGGILQPVQEDSSKTSPRSHRSDGEFSPHSHYSDSDEAS; from the coding sequence ATGTCCCGCCTGCTGCAAGCAGAAGAGTGGGCTGAGGTGAAAGAGTTGGGGGACCACCATCGCCATCCCCATTCGCACCACCTCTCGCAGCTGCCGCCACAGCCACCTGCTACCCTGCAGACAAGAGACCATCCTGTCTACCCGGCGGAGCTGTCCCTCCTAGACAGCACCGACCCACGCGCCTGGCTGACTCCCACTTTGCAGGGCCTCTGCACGGCACGCGCCGCCCAGTGTCTGCTGCATTCTCCAGAGCTGGGTGCCTCCGAGGCCGCAGCGCCCCGGGACGAGGTTGACGGCCAGGGTGAGCTGGTAAGGAGGAGCGGCTGCGGCAGCCTCAGCAAGAGCCCGGGGCCAGTGAAAGTAAGGGAACAGCTGTGCAAGCTGAAAGGCGGGGTTGTTGTGGACGAACTAGGCTGCAGCCGCCAGCGAGCCCCTTCCAGCAAACAGGTGAATGGGGTGCAGAAGCAGAGGCGGCTGGCAGCAAACGCCAGAGAGAGGCGCAGGATGCACGGGCTGAACCACGCCTTCGACCAGCTGCGCAACGTTATCCCGTCCTTCAACAACGACAAGAAGCTGTCCAAGTATGAGACCCTGCAGATGGCCCAGATCTACATCAACGCCCTATCAGAGTTGCTGCAGACTCCCAGTGTCGGAGAGCAGCCACCGCCGCCAGCGGCCTCCTGCAAAAATGACCACCATCACCTTCGCGCCGCCGCCTCCTATGAAGGGGGTGCGGGAGCCACCTCGGCAGCTGGGGCTCAGCCAGCTCCGGGAGGGGGCCCAAGACCTACCCCGCCCGGGGTTTGCCGGACTCGCTACTCCACCCCAGCTTCCGCCGGGAGTTACTCGGTGCAGCTGGACGCTTTGCACTTCCCAGCTTTCGAGGGCCGGGCCCTAACAGCGATGATGGCACAGAAGGACCTGTCGCCTTCGCTGCCCGGGGGCATTCTGCAGCCAGTACAGGAGGACAGTAGCAAAACGTCTCCCAGGTCCCACAGAAGCGATGGAGAGTTTTCCCCCCACTCTCATTACAGTGATTCTGATGAGGCCAGTTAG